Proteins found in one Leguminivora glycinivorella isolate SPB_JAAS2020 chromosome 4, LegGlyc_1.1, whole genome shotgun sequence genomic segment:
- the LOC125225300 gene encoding LOW QUALITY PROTEIN: kinesin-like protein KIF21A (The sequence of the model RefSeq protein was modified relative to this genomic sequence to represent the inferred CDS: inserted 1 base in 1 codon): MSSDESSVRVAVRIRPQTPAEVVEGCAICARAGGAAGDGGVALGAERAFTFDFAFEPNVDQQAVYETCVRKLVEAALDGYNATVLAYGQTGSGKTYTMGSGWEGEDSAEDRKGIIPRAIRELFAGAEARAESAREQGQLPPEFSVQAQFIELYNEDIVDLLDPAKDPYAKGGLRITEDGCGGVKVVGASMRAVRCVKEALAALRAGALARTTAATNMNSSSSRSHAVFTLLMRQRRLAADQERDAEAEAPEQYETLTAKFHFVDLAGSERLKRTGATGERAKEGISINCGLLALGNVISALGDRSRKVMHVPYRDSKLTRLLQDSLGGNSNTVMIACVSPSDRDFMETLNTLKYANRARNIKNRCVVNQDLTSRTINQLRHEVARLQLELAEYKQGKRIISENGEEGWSDVAQENAILTGEVESLRRRVKAMQGTIDQLSARNSELVAEKALGNWGPKDGSPEAADCSLTALVQGYVGEIEELRAQLMEANALYEGSRRREAMAARTRHESVHDPSSIIDEAKRELYKEKELLARSMGELEFQRKLNMSSSITSAGDADADVSISDVVGVRELAEGESADDESPSDQESDSEAEEREEEEVKAQRALSAQLTALSDDIDTKARLIEQLELSQRRLAALRQHYEQRLDTLHTQIKATHAERDKVLSTLTSQASPPSEKLKRVKDEYERRLSGMSRELKRLQTAAREHTRLQRSQRQTAQQILTLKNELHSMKRDKVKLIQRMREEAKRHQQAEAARAKEVAQLRKESRKNANIIRSLEAETKLKEQVLKRKQEEVSLLRRGHRDKLSSRAAGRLHGNRARTSYRETWSRLEAWLSRACAARSTLGDLESALERHLKQRERANQEGDGPLLEYLKGAIADTHHQIMQIEEENDENELPRLLEQVDCAEAGRYALSRLAALALQYAHDATRHQQALVDARAQVAQMEESAERAAAAMRAVGDQNLNPWGMGAGALAAMLARVSSGTSTRSVSPVDGSFLERPVVTTNGARESHTAPASPPDDNRNSPFQRNTVRRGSVRLRDLGVYGSENTEPDVMTQSLYEPISPKPIPLSRVPSAPGSLRGLQPIASPLTSRRAPPPESPRPIRRQHSLAKPASLEASGDTPPASPGAARRXRDDDVFLRLAPASNEAPMGTVKEIAPKRVSGGSGAWLQCTHIAEGHAGAALSLAVAPDILYSGGVDRTIRGWDLRCGVESWRGWCGGGVSALAAAEGGDSRLVLGAAGAAVRLFDTRTRTPVHTLWSSGAVGAVPAARGVAGEVAITALALASPRRLYTAAGDKLRLWDLRMMECVCKLWSGHAAAVMCLALGRAPAGDLVATGSKDHYVRTLGHVSARHSGGWEACNRRLLEPPHYDGVQALALSGSALFSASRDSSLKRWSLTDNTLTHTVMNAHKGWVTGVAVVGWEAETGALVASCGRDATLRLWSGALRPAAPPASLQDAPHALKAGHHGDTLYTAGNGGDVRVWRVLQDS; encoded by the exons ACTGGATCCGGCAAGACCTACACAATGGGCAGCGGCTGGGAAGGCGAGGACAGCGCCGAAGACCGAAAAGGCATCATACCGCGAGCCATCAGGGAGTTGTTCGCTGGCGCCGAAGCCAGGGCGGAATCGGCGAGAGAACAAGGGCAGCTACCGCCAGAGTTCTCAGTTCAGGCTCAGTTCATAGAGCTGTACAATGAAGACATTGTGGACCTACTCGACCCTGCTAAGGATCCTTATGCTAAG GGCGGCCTCCGAATAACAGAAGACGGTTGCGGCGGCGTGAAAGTCGTCGGCGCATCCATGCGCGCCGTCCGCTGCGTCAAAGAGGCTCTGGCCGCCCTCCGCGCAGGCGCGCTCGCTCGCACCACCGCCGCCACCAACATGAACTCGTCGTCGTCTCGCTCGCACGCTGTCTTCACACTACTGATGAGACAGAGACGACTAGCAGCCGATCAGGAGAGAGACGCGGAGGCGGAGGCGCCTGAGCAGTATGAGACGCTAACTGCTAAGTTCCATTTTGTGGATCTGGCGGGATCGGAGAGATTGAAAAGGACAG GAGCAACAGGCGAGCGCGCCAAAGAAGGCATCTCAATCAACTGCGGCCTGCTCGCTTTAGGGAATGTGATCTCTGCGCTAGGAGACAGATCTAGAAAAGTCATGCATGTTCCCTACCGGGACTCTAAACTTACTAGGCTACTGCAGGACTCACTGGGAG GAAATAGCAACACTGTAATGATAGCCTGCGTATCGCCAAGCGATCGCGACTTCATGGAAACCCTCAACACGCTCAAATACGCAAACAGGGCGCGAAACATCAAGAACAGATGCGTCGTCAACCAAGATCTTACTTCTAGAACCATCAACCAATTACGACATGAGGTGGCTAGGCTGCAGTTAGAACTGGCTGAATACAAACag GGTAAACGTATCATATCAGAAAATGGCGAAGAAGGCTGGAGTGACGTcgcacaagaaaacgctatacTAACCGGCGAAGTGGAATCCCTCCGACGAAGAGTCAAAGCCATGCAAGGAACCATAGACCAGCTTTCTGCGAGGAACAGTGAGCTGGTTGCTGAGAAGGCTCTTGGGAACTGGGGACCGAAGGATGGGAGCCCGGAGGCTGCTGATTGTTCGTTGACTGCTTTAGTTCAG GGCTACGTAGGTGAAATAGAAGAACTTCGCGCTCAACTCATGGAAGCCAACGCTTTATATGAAGGGAGTAGACGGCGAGAAGCGATGGCGGCGCGGACACGACACGAGTCCGTTCACGACCCGTCCTCGATCATCGACGAAGCTAAACGGGAACTATACAAG gaAAAAGAACTCCTAGCCCGCAGCATGGGTGAACTGGAATTCCAACGCAAGCTCAACATGAGCTCAAGCATAACCAGCGCTGGTGACGCCGACGCCGACGTGTCCATCAGTGACGTCGTCGGCGTCCGTGAGCTG GCTGAAGGCGAGAGCGCTGATGACGAGTCGCCTTCCGATCAGGAGTCTGATTCAGAGGCTGAGGAACGGGAAGAGGAAGAAGTTAAAG CTCAACGTGCGCTCTCCGCCCAGCTAACCGCTCTGAGCGATGATATTGATACCAAAGCGCGCCTCATCGAACAACTAGAGTTGTCTCAACGACGACTGGCAGCCCTGAGGCAGCACTACGAACAACGGCTCGACACACTTCATACGCAGATCAAGGCCACACATGCGGAGAGGGACAAAGTTCTATCTACTCTCA CATCCCAAGCATCGCCACCCAGCGAAAAACTCAAGCGAGTAAAGGACGAATACGAGCGACGTCTCAGCGGCATGTCGCGCGAACTGAAACGTCTACAAACCGCGGCTAGAGAACATACGAGGTTGCAACGGTCACAGAGGCAGACGGCTCAGCAGATATTGACGCTGAAGAATGAACTGCACTCTATGAAACGCGATAAG GTTAAATTGATTCAACGTATGCGTGAGGAGGCCAAACGACATCAACAGGCCGAAGCGGCAAGAGCTAAAGAG GTGGCGCAGCTAAGGAAAGAATCTCGCAAGAATGCCAACATCATTAGGTCACTAGAAGCTGAAACAAAATTAAAAGAACAG GTATTAAAACGGAAGCAGGAAGAGGTATCATTACTCCGACGGGGACATCGGGATAAGCTCAGCAGCCGAGCAGCGGGAAGACTTCACG GTAACCGCGCCCGGACGTCCTACCGCGAGACCTGGTCCCGACTCGAAGCCTGGCTCTCCcgcgcatgcgccgcgcgctccACGCTCGGCGACCTCGAGAGCGCGCTGGAACGGCACCTTAAGCAAAGAGAACGGGCTAATCAGGAAGGAGATGGGCCGCTATTGGAGTACCTGAAGGGGGCTATCGCTGATACGCACCACCAGATTATGCAGATCGAG GAAGAAAACGATGAGAACGAACTCCCGCGCCTACTAGAACAGGTCGACTGCGCCGAAGCGGGCCGCTACGCTCTCTCGCGTTTAGCGGCCTTAGCGCTCCAATACGCCCACGACGCTACCCGTCACCAGCAAGCGTTAGTCGACGCTAGAGCGCAAGTCGCGCAG ATGGAGGAAAGCGCCGAACGCGCCGCAGCAGCCATGCGAGCCGTGGGAGATCAGAACCTGAACCCGTGGGGCATGGGCGCCGGCGCGCTGGCTGCGATGCTCGCCAGAGTATCCTCGGGGACTAGTACTAGATCCGTGTCGCCTGTTGACGG GTCATTTTTGGAGCGACCAGTGGTGACGACGAATGGCGCGCGGGAGTCTCACACGGCGCCCGCGTCGCCGCCAGATGACAACAGGAACTCACCATTCCAGCGAAACAC CGTTCGCCGTGGATCCGTGCGGCTTCGAGACTTGGGCGTGTATGGCAGCGAAAATACGGAACCTGACGTGATGACGCAATCCTTATACGAACCGATATCCCCGAAGCCCATACCGCTGAGTCGCGTGCCCAGTGCGCCGGGCAGCTTGAG AGGGCTGCAACCAATCGCGTCGCCGCTAACCTCACGGCGGGCCCCACCCCCCGAGAGCCCTCGTCCAATCAGGAGGCAGCACAGCTTGGCGAAACCGGCATCATT AGAGGCGAGCGGCGACACTCCGCCGGCGTCCCCCGGCGCGGCGAGAC GCCGGGACGACGACGTGTTCCTGAGACTCGCTCCGGCGTCAAATGAAGCTCCGATGGGGACAGTCAAGGAAATCGCACCTAAG CGGGTCAGTGGCGGTAGCGGTGCGTGGTTACAATGCACACACATAGCGGAAGGACATGCTGGTGCCGCGCTCTCATTGGCTGTGGCACCGGATATCCTGTACAGTGGAGGTGTTG ATCGAACAATCCGTGGCTGGGACCTCCGCTGCGGCGTGGAATCCTGGCGCGGCTGGTGCGGCGGCGGCGTCAGCGCGTTGGCGGCTGCGGAGGGCGGAGATTCGCGCCTCGTGCTTGGTGCGGCTGGTGCGGCGGTCAGGCTGTTCGATACTAGGACTCGCACGCCTGTACACACGCTGTG GTCATCAGGAGCAGTAGGTGCGGTGCCAGCGGCTAGAGGAGTGGCGGGCGAGGTGGCTATCACCGCTCTCGCTCTAGCGTCTCCGAGGCGGCTGTACACCGCCGCGGGGGACAAACTCAGACTTTGGGATCTGCGCAT GATGGAGTGTGTCTGCAAGCTCTGGAGCGGGCACGCGGCGGCAGTCATGTGCTTGGCATTAGGCCGAGCGCCCGCCGGGGACCTGGTAGCGACAGGCTCTAAGGACCACTACGTTCGGACGCTTGGACATGTGTCCGCAAGACACAG TG GAGGCTGGGAGGCTTGCAATCGGCGTCTACTAGAGCCTCCACACTACGACGGCGTTCAAGCTTTAGCGCTCTCTGGCTCAGCTCTTTTCAGTGCATCACGAGACTCCAGTCTGAAGCGATGGAGTCTCACTGACAATACGCTCACAcac ACCGTGATGAACGCCCACAAAGGCTGGGTGACGGGCGTGGCCGTGGTGGGGTGGGAGGCCGAGACCGGCGCGCTGGTGGCGTCGTGCGGCCGCGACGCCACGCTGCGGCTCTGGAGCGGCGCCCTGCGCCCCGCCGCACCGCCTGCGTCCCTACAAGACGCGCCTCATGCGTTAAAGGCTGGACACCACGGGGATACACTGTATACGGCTGGGAA